One stretch of Chitinivibrionales bacterium DNA includes these proteins:
- a CDS encoding ferritin family protein translates to MDILDFALGIEEEGMALYAGLAEKAAPREIAGIFRFFETEEKRHYEIFEAWKKNSAAPPVEDTGLPDKVAEAFKNLSQQFDAAGVPALDHEDAYKKALGVEEKSIKFYGAMQDDMDDEEQKLVLGLIIQQEHAHVTLIHQLMEFQRHPNEWLENAEWNHYEDY, encoded by the coding sequence ATGGACATCCTGGATTTTGCCCTGGGTATCGAAGAGGAAGGCATGGCCCTGTACGCCGGCCTTGCCGAAAAGGCCGCGCCGCGTGAAATCGCGGGCATTTTCAGGTTTTTTGAAACCGAGGAGAAGCGCCATTACGAAATATTCGAAGCCTGGAAGAAAAACAGCGCGGCGCCGCCCGTGGAGGACACCGGTCTGCCGGATAAGGTCGCGGAGGCCTTCAAGAACCTGTCGCAGCAATTCGATGCGGCGGGCGTTCCCGCCCTCGACCACGAAGACGCCTACAAGAAGGCGTTGGGCGTCGAGGAGAAAAGCATAAAGTTCTACGGCGCGATGCAAGACGACATGGATGACGAGGAGCAAAAACTGGTGCTCGGGCTCATCATCCAGCAGGAGCACGCGCATGTGACGCTGATACACCAATTGATGGAATTCCAGCGGCACCCGAACGAATGGCTCGAAAACGCCGAATGGAACCATTACGAGGATTATTGA
- a CDS encoding GGDEF domain-containing protein: MPDSACPITMVLENAPVDKETSRERNDEEGVETLPFYTPLSLDLVSALAGDRPLTDPEKAVVEEMRKKREEKFFSDLLYAVTHRFFSPSVAEDLWNKILRHKYEMSSIMKRNIRIAVASLDYLSNLTTELPSPTVSDEGYISNLVYLSVHDGLTGLFNHSSCFQKMDAELKRFTRYHTPASLLMIDIDNFKEINDRLGHQAGDNVLVSLGKIIREEVREPDICCRYGGDEFSVVMPLTNSDEAGILAERLRERIAHSQFDGSSLTVSIGVASYGDDTRTSQKLLQKADTALYEAKRGGKNRVVVSAQEQQKAA, encoded by the coding sequence ATGCCGGACAGCGCATGCCCGATCACCATGGTTCTTGAGAACGCACCTGTGGATAAAGAAACGAGCCGCGAAAGAAATGATGAGGAAGGGGTGGAAACCTTGCCGTTTTACACTCCCTTGTCCCTTGACCTTGTTTCCGCACTGGCGGGCGACCGGCCGCTCACCGATCCCGAAAAAGCGGTGGTGGAGGAAATGCGGAAAAAGCGTGAGGAAAAGTTTTTTTCCGACCTCCTGTACGCCGTCACGCACCGTTTTTTTTCCCCTTCCGTCGCCGAGGACCTGTGGAACAAAATCCTGCGGCACAAATATGAAATGTCAAGCATCATGAAACGGAACATCCGGATCGCCGTCGCCTCGCTCGACTACCTTTCGAACCTTACCACGGAACTCCCTTCCCCCACGGTGAGCGACGAAGGGTATATTTCCAATCTCGTCTATCTTTCCGTTCATGACGGCCTCACCGGCCTGTTCAACCATTCGTCCTGCTTCCAGAAAATGGACGCCGAGCTGAAGCGGTTCACCCGCTATCATACGCCCGCATCGCTCCTCATGATCGATATCGACAATTTCAAGGAAATCAACGACCGGTTGGGCCACCAGGCGGGGGACAACGTCCTGGTGTCGCTGGGAAAAATTATTCGCGAGGAGGTGCGGGAGCCGGACATCTGCTGCCGCTACGGCGGCGACGAGTTTTCGGTGGTGATGCCGCTCACCAATTCAGACGAAGCCGGAATCCTGGCGGAGCGGTTGAGGGAACGGATCGCGCACAGCCAGTTTGACGGCAGCAGTCTGACGGTCAGCATCGGAGTGGCATCCTACGGCGACGACACCCGGACGTCGCAAAAGCTCCTGCAGAAAGCCGACACCGCGTTGTACGAGGCGAAACGCGGCGGGAAGAACCGGGTCGTGGTGAGCGCGCAGGAACAGCAAAAGGCCGCGTAG
- a CDS encoding serine/threonine-protein kinase encodes MAFSLRDFSEFRKIGEGGMGNLYLATQISLGRKVVIKELALNLKKDPSLVKRFENEAKSAAALDHENIIQVFDFGADNGSFFISMEYLDGCNLEQLMALRPFPREIGIIVLLKALKGLNYAHRRGVVHCDVKPANILVSRTGKVKVVDFGLAHATSQAADGGDPSTIFITPGYMPPEVARGSTMQDIARDVWSAGVLAYKIVSGRLPFTGPDVRATVHAIVNTPEIDIQELCPWLPGDCAAAVRACLQKDPKKRPAAIDGMIDSFNEYLYELGVRDSDKVLVEYLQDRKKASVELARLLAQYHRNKGNEYLDLGDIARSETHFKEAERFGPAAPLKEEPTRPLPPEYRAGRQARPAPAAIMNGILAWVSGLAELPLQTILKIAAIGVAVTAGSIALALFIRKTNAEIISDVKTVGGVFGPHPVQQAPVRKPAIRDTAPQPASAAMLGKEDTASERVAPFTHVREKTSPAPVAGKGAVRAAAMRDQGRLGTVKITLDPPTAAVYLDGKRILPNDIAAGVKVAAGSHALAAAASGYRSFTAILSVKANLVQSMPVALKPMERGAGFLHVYSYPWAGIYIDSTYEGTSPTQTPLTLPEGIHSVMIKRDGYKPYYGIVAVVQGEVARVKVRLEEVGAAAPALEGSSE; translated from the coding sequence ATGGCATTTTCTTTACGAGATTTTAGCGAATTTAGGAAAATCGGTGAAGGGGGAATGGGGAACCTCTACCTTGCGACGCAAATTTCCCTCGGGCGGAAGGTCGTGATAAAGGAACTGGCGTTAAACCTGAAAAAAGACCCGTCCCTTGTAAAACGATTCGAAAACGAGGCGAAATCGGCGGCCGCGCTCGATCATGAGAACATCATCCAGGTTTTCGACTTCGGTGCCGACAACGGGTCGTTTTTCATTTCGATGGAATACCTTGACGGATGCAATCTTGAACAGCTCATGGCCCTGCGGCCCTTTCCGAGGGAAATCGGCATCATCGTGCTGCTCAAGGCGCTCAAAGGCCTCAATTACGCGCACCGGCGGGGCGTGGTGCATTGCGACGTAAAACCGGCGAATATCCTTGTGTCAAGGACGGGCAAGGTGAAGGTCGTAGATTTCGGCCTTGCGCACGCGACGTCCCAGGCCGCCGACGGGGGTGATCCTTCCACCATTTTCATCACGCCGGGATACATGCCCCCGGAAGTCGCGCGCGGGAGCACGATGCAGGACATCGCCCGGGACGTCTGGTCGGCGGGCGTGCTCGCCTATAAGATCGTAAGCGGGCGGCTCCCGTTTACCGGCCCAGATGTCCGGGCAACGGTCCATGCCATTGTCAATACGCCTGAGATTGACATACAGGAGCTGTGCCCCTGGCTTCCCGGCGACTGCGCCGCCGCAGTGCGGGCCTGCCTCCAAAAAGATCCCAAAAAGAGGCCCGCGGCCATTGACGGAATGATTGACTCCTTCAACGAGTATCTGTATGAGCTCGGCGTCCGCGACAGCGACAAGGTGCTCGTGGAATACCTGCAGGACCGGAAAAAGGCGTCCGTGGAGCTTGCCCGGCTTCTCGCGCAGTATCACCGTAATAAAGGCAACGAATATCTTGACTTAGGCGACATCGCCAGGTCAGAGACCCATTTCAAGGAGGCCGAACGGTTCGGCCCCGCCGCCCCGCTAAAAGAGGAACCCACCCGGCCCCTGCCGCCCGAGTACCGGGCAGGCAGGCAGGCGCGGCCCGCGCCTGCGGCGATCATGAACGGCATTCTGGCGTGGGTATCAGGCCTTGCGGAGCTTCCCCTGCAGACCATTTTAAAAATAGCGGCCATCGGTGTTGCCGTCACGGCGGGAAGCATTGCGCTCGCATTGTTCATCAGGAAAACCAACGCGGAAATCATATCGGATGTCAAGACCGTCGGGGGAGTTTTCGGACCGCACCCCGTTCAACAGGCGCCGGTGCGGAAACCGGCAATTCGCGATACGGCGCCGCAGCCCGCAAGCGCCGCAATGCTTGGCAAGGAAGACACCGCGTCGGAACGGGTTGCCCCTTTTACACACGTCAGGGAAAAAACCTCCCCCGCACCGGTTGCGGGCAAAGGTGCGGTCCGCGCGGCCGCAATGCGCGATCAGGGCCGCCTGGGAACGGTGAAGATCACCCTTGATCCGCCGACCGCGGCGGTGTACCTTGACGGAAAAAGAATTTTGCCCAATGATATCGCCGCTGGGGTGAAAGTGGCGGCGGGGTCGCACGCGCTTGCCGCGGCCGCAAGCGGATACAGATCGTTTACCGCGATCCTTTCCGTAAAGGCCAATCTCGTCCAGAGCATGCCGGTCGCGCTCAAGCCCATGGAACGGGGCGCGGGGTTTCTCCATGTGTATTCCTATCCCTGGGCGGGAATTTACATCGACAGCACGTACGAAGGGACCTCGCCCACGCAAACGCCGCTCACGCTCCCGGAAGGAATCCACAGCGTGATGATCAAACGGGACGGATACAAGCCGTATTACGGGATCGTTGCCGTAGTGCAGGGGGAAGTGGCTCGGGTAAAGGTGCGGCTCGAGGAGGTCGGGGCCGCCGCGCCGGCGCTTGAAGGATCGTCAGAATGA
- a CDS encoding 4a-hydroxytetrahydrobiopterin dehydratase: MNLNNEHCTPIAAGSAPLSDRDEDEYLESVAGWDLVRETPHKIKREIKFGTYMDGADFAHEVAAIADAENHHPAMHVYYKKVVIELYTHSVEGLSKNDFIIAAKVNNAL, from the coding sequence ATGAACCTGAACAATGAGCACTGCACCCCAATTGCAGCCGGAAGCGCTCCGCTGAGCGACCGGGATGAAGACGAGTATCTCGAATCCGTTGCCGGATGGGATCTGGTCCGCGAAACGCCGCACAAGATCAAACGGGAGATTAAATTCGGCACATACATGGACGGCGCTGATTTCGCGCACGAGGTCGCCGCGATCGCCGACGCCGAGAACCACCATCCCGCGATGCACGTGTATTATAAAAAGGTCGTCATCGAGCTGTATACCCATTCGGTGGAGGGGTTGTCGAAAAATGATTTTATCATTGCGGCGAAAGTCAATAATGCCCTGTAA
- a CDS encoding fibronectin type III domain-containing protein produces MKPFHVKIAVAALTASLLSAFFFCERTNPFDAKSARYVSGSRPQVVFEKDSLTGYLYDTIPIRILCRDTTVGGEKGAIKKFYFSWDNDTVFEDSTPGTDQDTFLVKHVFGPGVFTARVMAVDEDGRYSAHDSIRLIIKKSVPAIVGMLVPHTVETGARFTITITASDQGGTISAYLWALDGFDFLDTTADATISSVYYDTGQKTIPIKVLDNKGIVSPADTVHIAVVLKPDTTPPTMVFLAPLNGDSVNVQDIPVYVQATDENGVASVSLNGAALSRTQDVWKGQYHLNAGTNLLVAQAVDTRGNIARDTIAVVCNASALDRSPPTVIFRVPPHKIDTVNTAVCQVRIFVVDESGIAGEFLNGTPMARDPTDSTYVISMLLAEGWNVFAIKSVDTKGNIGYDTLNIFHLAAAIDITPPSITISDPAPLKHIGDTAVLVRGIATDASGLASVTINGAAAAVAYPDFSLLVKLRHGPDTLRVTAVDSSANRNAAFDTVVVVQNFPPKFSAGQLDTHLTVNTSYAVALHAVDADNDSLKFKILQSPAAGTTMPSLVSVGSTATLQCTPTATGTDTFAVLVQDGWGGSDTAQWRMFVTAPGDSVPIFTNDKSTVPDSVVALSAYIATVKAQDPQNKPLTYALAKPPSPSAMSIDATGRITWTPQAGDTGKFQVLVSASNGRQSASLGWTVTVVPYNWPPVLVNPGNKSVDKLKLLRFTLVASDADGDPLDFFFGPQFPLGARLDSAVFSWTPSYWDAGQHAVSFVVRERNRAVPLSDTQNIVITVNNVNVAPVLVNPGAKSAVVNQNLSFALAASDMDVGQTLTYSMAGAPAGASLSGNQFSWTPAYSQIGQYTVMFYVKDNGAPVLGDSAAVAITVLKANVAPVLADPGNKTVNENQPVAFNLSASDVNGDSIRFSAEALPPGATLSGAHFNWTPSYTQSGVYVVKFYATDNGTPPLADSQSITITVNNVNAPPVLANPGNKSVSAGKTLAFTLSATDVDNNSLSYSMQNAPTGAALAGNQFSWTPVYAQIGQYQILFIVKDNGSPPAADSALVTVTVNKINIAPVLASPGNRSVNEGQLLQFTLSATDVNGDSLTFSTAGAPAGAVLAGGQFSWTPSYTAAGVYDVKFRVTDNGTPPMSDSQTISITVNDVNVPPVLANPGNQTVNENRLLGFSLSATDIDGDQISFFVKNPPSGASLTGPQFTWVPAYGQAGTYSVMFYARDNGVPQMSDSQVVSITVVHVNVAPVLAPIGNKLAAETKPLQFVLSATDSNQDVISYSMRNAPAGASLAANQFSWTPAYGQAGTYAVAFFASDNEVPPLSDSQTITITVSATLPAAPLAPSATPQSATAVSVSWPAAAGALTYNIYYAAGATVTKTAGTKIAGAASPATVVGLTTGTQYAFAVSSQNSAGESGLSPVQTATPMPPIPNAPVIQSAAAGNGTVTVSWAAVTGATSYILYYAAGGTVDKTTLTKVTGAVSPQAAAGLINGTQYAFAVSAVNISGESPLSPVQTATPQQPVPGAPLISNLLAGDGSVTVSFSSVSGSTSYNIYYQAGNTVSKAAGVKVAGVVSPALVSGLTNGTQYAFAVSAQNVSGESDLSPVQTATPQPAVPAAPAITGIAAGDGAVTVTFGPSARATSYNVYYQAGSSIVKGTAAVLTGAVTPATVSGLANGTQYAFAVSAVNVSGESPLSQVQTATPQPAVPAAPAITAVAPGNASATVAFGSSARATSYNLYYQPGLSVVKGSASVITGATSPQAVGGLTNGTQYAFAVAAVNISGESPLSAVQTATPLPPLPAAPAITSAIPGNASVTVGWNSVSGATSYNLYFQAGDSVVKTSATQIPGASSPRTVAGLANGTKYAFAVTAVNIAGESPLSAPLAATPLPAVPPAPAITGALAGNTSVSVAWSAASGATSYNLYYQAGSSIVKGTAAVIAGAASPQAVTGLANGTQYAFAVTGVNIAGESPLSAVQTATPMPPTPGAPLISSVLAGNATVTLTWAAVPGATSYNVYYEPGNSVAIGAASVVTGGASPQIVSGLVNAVQYAFAVTAVNASGESPLSAVQTATPMPPVPAAPVISGATPGDASVSVGWVPVSGATSYNIYYQTGNTVDKGTATVITGAASPRQITGLADGTQYAFAVTAVNASGESPLSAVQTATPMPPVPAAPAIGGVTAGDASATVTWAAAAGATSYNLYYQAGSAVSRTTASVIAGATSPGLVSGLVNGTQYAFAVTAVNMSGESPLSAAQTATPMPPVPAAPVIGGLTASNDTVMVSWNAVPGAASYNLYYATGNTFVKDSATVLTEAVSPFILPGLIPAVQYWFTVTAVNLAGESPPSASVSVTP; encoded by the coding sequence ATGAAACCGTTCCATGTAAAAATCGCCGTCGCCGCTTTGACGGCCTCTTTGCTGAGCGCTTTTTTCTTTTGCGAACGCACCAACCCCTTCGACGCGAAGTCCGCGCGCTACGTCTCGGGTTCCCGACCGCAGGTGGTGTTCGAAAAGGATTCCCTTACGGGATATCTGTACGACACCATTCCGATCCGCATCCTATGCCGCGACACCACGGTCGGCGGCGAAAAAGGCGCAATAAAGAAATTCTATTTCAGCTGGGACAACGACACGGTCTTCGAAGACAGCACACCCGGGACCGACCAGGACACCTTTCTGGTAAAACACGTCTTCGGTCCCGGAGTTTTCACGGCGCGCGTCATGGCGGTCGACGAAGACGGGAGATATTCCGCGCATGACAGCATCAGGCTTATCATTAAAAAGAGCGTGCCCGCCATCGTGGGAATGCTGGTGCCGCACACCGTTGAAACCGGCGCGCGGTTCACCATCACGATCACCGCGTCGGACCAGGGCGGAACCATAAGCGCTTATTTATGGGCGCTCGACGGATTCGATTTTCTGGACACCACCGCCGACGCAACCATTTCCTCCGTATATTATGACACCGGGCAGAAAACCATCCCGATAAAAGTGCTTGACAACAAGGGGATCGTCTCCCCGGCCGACACCGTCCACATCGCGGTTGTGCTGAAGCCCGACACGACGCCGCCGACCATGGTATTCCTTGCGCCCTTAAACGGAGACAGCGTGAACGTGCAGGACATCCCCGTGTATGTCCAGGCGACCGACGAAAACGGCGTTGCGTCCGTTTCACTCAACGGCGCTGCGCTTTCCCGCACGCAGGACGTCTGGAAGGGGCAGTACCATCTGAACGCGGGAACGAACCTTCTCGTGGCCCAGGCCGTTGACACAAGGGGAAACATCGCGCGGGACACCATCGCCGTCGTCTGCAACGCCTCGGCCCTGGACCGGTCGCCGCCCACGGTGATTTTCCGCGTCCCGCCGCACAAAATCGACACGGTGAATACCGCGGTGTGCCAGGTGCGGATCTTCGTGGTTGACGAATCGGGAATCGCCGGGGAGTTTCTCAACGGCACGCCCATGGCGCGCGACCCAACCGACAGCACTTACGTGATTTCGATGCTCCTCGCCGAAGGCTGGAACGTGTTCGCGATAAAGTCGGTTGATACCAAGGGGAACATCGGCTACGACACGTTGAATATCTTCCACCTGGCCGCCGCAATCGACATAACCCCTCCGAGCATCACCATTTCGGATCCCGCGCCGCTCAAACACATCGGCGACACCGCGGTGCTGGTGCGCGGCATCGCCACCGACGCGAGCGGTCTCGCGTCGGTGACTATAAACGGCGCGGCGGCCGCCGTCGCGTATCCGGACTTCAGCCTTCTAGTGAAATTGCGTCACGGGCCCGACACGCTGCGCGTCACCGCGGTGGATTCGAGCGCCAACCGGAACGCCGCGTTTGATACGGTGGTGGTCGTGCAGAACTTTCCGCCGAAATTTTCCGCCGGCCAGCTCGACACGCACCTGACCGTCAACACCTCCTACGCCGTTGCGCTGCATGCCGTGGACGCGGACAATGACTCCCTGAAGTTCAAAATTCTCCAGTCGCCCGCCGCCGGCACGACAATGCCTTCGCTCGTTTCAGTCGGATCGACCGCTACGCTGCAGTGCACGCCGACGGCCACGGGCACGGACACGTTCGCGGTGCTGGTGCAGGACGGCTGGGGCGGCAGCGACACCGCGCAATGGCGCATGTTCGTCACCGCGCCGGGCGATTCGGTTCCTATATTTACAAACGATAAGTCGACCGTCCCCGATTCCGTGGTCGCTCTCTCGGCCTACATCGCGACGGTAAAGGCGCAAGACCCCCAGAACAAGCCGCTCACCTATGCGCTGGCAAAGCCGCCCTCCCCCTCGGCCATGTCCATTGATGCCACGGGCCGGATCACGTGGACCCCCCAGGCGGGGGACACGGGTAAATTCCAGGTGCTCGTTTCGGCGAGCAACGGCAGGCAGAGCGCCTCCCTTGGATGGACCGTGACAGTGGTCCCGTACAACTGGCCGCCCGTGCTCGTGAACCCCGGCAACAAATCGGTTGACAAACTCAAACTCCTGCGCTTCACGCTCGTTGCGTCCGACGCGGACGGCGACCCGCTCGACTTCTTCTTCGGGCCGCAGTTCCCGCTCGGCGCGCGCCTCGACAGCGCCGTGTTCTCCTGGACGCCCTCCTACTGGGACGCGGGGCAGCACGCGGTGTCGTTCGTGGTGCGCGAGCGCAACCGCGCGGTGCCGCTTTCCGATACGCAAAACATCGTGATCACGGTGAACAATGTCAACGTGGCGCCCGTGCTCGTCAACCCCGGCGCCAAATCGGCCGTGGTGAACCAGAACCTTTCATTTGCGCTCGCCGCATCGGACATGGACGTCGGCCAGACGCTCACCTACTCGATGGCGGGAGCGCCGGCCGGCGCATCGCTTTCGGGAAATCAGTTCAGCTGGACCCCCGCTTATTCACAAATAGGACAATACACCGTGATGTTTTACGTGAAGGACAACGGCGCGCCCGTGCTCGGCGATTCGGCCGCCGTCGCCATAACGGTCCTCAAGGCCAACGTCGCGCCGGTGCTCGCAGACCCGGGGAACAAAACGGTCAACGAAAACCAGCCTGTCGCATTCAACCTCTCCGCGTCCGACGTCAACGGCGACAGCATACGGTTTTCCGCCGAAGCCCTGCCGCCGGGCGCGACGCTTTCCGGCGCGCATTTCAACTGGACCCCGTCCTACACGCAGTCCGGCGTCTATGTGGTGAAATTTTACGCGACGGACAACGGCACGCCGCCGCTTGCGGATTCGCAGAGCATCACCATCACCGTCAACAACGTCAACGCGCCTCCCGTGCTTGCGAACCCGGGAAACAAATCGGTTTCGGCAGGCAAGACCCTCGCGTTCACTCTGTCGGCCACCGACGTCGACAACAACAGCCTTTCCTATTCGATGCAGAACGCTCCGACCGGCGCGGCCCTCGCCGGCAACCAGTTCTCCTGGACGCCGGTGTACGCGCAAATCGGACAATATCAGATATTATTTATTGTAAAGGACAACGGTTCTCCGCCGGCCGCCGATTCCGCACTGGTCACCGTGACCGTGAATAAAATCAACATCGCGCCCGTTCTTGCGTCACCGGGCAACCGCTCCGTTAATGAGGGCCAGCTTCTGCAATTCACCCTGTCGGCGACCGACGTCAACGGCGACAGCCTGACGTTTTCCACGGCCGGCGCCCCGGCCGGCGCCGTGCTCGCGGGCGGGCAGTTCTCGTGGACCCCGTCCTACACCGCGGCAGGTGTCTACGACGTGAAATTCCGCGTCACCGACAACGGCACCCCGCCCATGAGCGATTCGCAAACCATTTCGATAACGGTGAACGATGTCAATGTGCCTCCGGTGCTGGCGAATCCCGGCAACCAAACCGTGAACGAGAACCGCCTACTCGGCTTCTCCCTTTCCGCGACGGATATCGACGGTGACCAAATAAGCTTTTTTGTCAAGAACCCGCCGTCGGGGGCCTCCCTCACGGGCCCGCAGTTCACCTGGGTCCCCGCCTATGGCCAGGCGGGAACCTATTCGGTGATGTTTTACGCACGCGACAACGGCGTCCCGCAGATGAGCGATTCACAGGTGGTCTCGATCACGGTGGTCCATGTGAACGTCGCGCCGGTGCTTGCCCCGATCGGCAACAAGCTCGCGGCCGAAACCAAGCCCCTGCAATTCGTTCTGTCGGCCACCGATTCCAACCAGGACGTCATCTCCTATTCCATGCGCAACGCCCCCGCGGGAGCGTCCCTCGCGGCGAACCAGTTTTCGTGGACCCCGGCCTACGGCCAGGCGGGAACCTACGCCGTCGCCTTTTTCGCATCCGACAACGAGGTCCCGCCGTTGAGTGACTCGCAGACCATCACCATCACCGTGAGCGCGACGCTGCCCGCCGCGCCCCTGGCGCCCAGCGCCACGCCGCAGTCCGCCACGGCGGTCTCGGTGAGCTGGCCCGCCGCCGCGGGCGCCCTCACGTACAACATTTATTATGCGGCCGGCGCAACGGTGACCAAGACCGCCGGAACAAAAATCGCCGGCGCCGCCTCGCCGGCCACCGTGGTCGGGCTGACCACCGGAACGCAATATGCGTTTGCGGTGAGCTCCCAGAACAGCGCCGGCGAATCCGGGCTCTCACCCGTCCAGACGGCAACGCCGATGCCCCCCATCCCGAATGCTCCGGTGATCCAGAGCGCGGCCGCGGGCAACGGCACCGTGACGGTGAGCTGGGCCGCGGTGACCGGCGCAACATCATATATTTTGTACTACGCCGCGGGCGGCACGGTTGACAAAACGACACTCACCAAGGTCACCGGCGCGGTTTCGCCCCAGGCGGCGGCCGGCCTTATAAACGGGACGCAGTATGCGTTCGCCGTGAGCGCGGTGAACATTTCAGGCGAGTCGCCGCTCTCGCCCGTGCAGACCGCCACGCCGCAGCAGCCCGTACCGGGCGCCCCGCTCATCTCAAACCTGCTTGCCGGCGACGGGAGCGTCACCGTGAGCTTCAGCAGCGTTTCGGGTTCCACCTCTTACAACATTTATTACCAGGCGGGGAACACGGTGTCCAAGGCGGCCGGCGTGAAGGTGGCCGGCGTGGTCTCGCCCGCCCTGGTCTCCGGATTGACAAACGGCACACAGTATGCGTTTGCCGTGTCGGCCCAGAACGTTTCGGGCGAGTCCGACCTGAGCCCGGTGCAGACCGCCACGCCCCAGCCAGCGGTTCCCGCGGCTCCGGCGATCACCGGCATCGCAGCCGGCGACGGCGCCGTCACCGTGACATTCGGCCCCTCCGCTCGCGCAACATCGTACAATGTGTATTACCAGGCGGGAAGCTCAATTGTCAAGGGGACCGCCGCCGTGCTCACCGGCGCGGTTACGCCGGCGACGGTAAGCGGGCTTGCCAACGGGACACAATATGCGTTTGCCGTGAGCGCGGTGAACGTTTCCGGCGAATCGCCCCTGAGCCAGGTGCAGACCGCGACCCCGCAGCCCGCAGTACCCGCGGCGCCGGCCATCACCGCCGTTGCGCCCGGCAATGCGTCGGCGACGGTTGCGTTCGGCTCCTCTGCGCGGGCGACATCGTATAACCTTTACTACCAACCAGGGCTCTCAGTTGTCAAGGGATCAGCCTCGGTGATCACCGGCGCAACTTCCCCGCAGGCGGTGGGCGGGCTGACCAATGGGACCCAATACGCCTTTGCCGTGGCCGCGGTGAACATTTCGGGAGAATCCCCCCTTTCCGCGGTGCAAACCGCCACGCCCTTGCCTCCCCTGCCTGCCGCGCCCGCGATAACGAGCGCCATCCCGGGAAATGCGAGCGTGACGGTAGGATGGAATTCCGTGTCGGGCGCCACGTCGTACAATCTGTATTTCCAGGCGGGCGATTCGGTGGTCAAGACGTCTGCTACCCAGATTCCGGGTGCATCGTCACCCCGGACCGTTGCCGGCCTCGCCAATGGAACGAAATACGCGTTTGCGGTGACCGCGGTGAATATCGCGGGTGAATCTCCCCTGAGCGCGCCTCTTGCCGCGACGCCGCTTCCCGCGGTGCCGCCGGCGCCGGCCATCACGGGCGCGCTGGCCGGCAACACGAGCGTGAGCGTGGCATGGTCGGCCGCCTCCGGCGCCACGTCGTATAACCTGTATTACCAGGCGGGAAGCTCAATTGTCAAGGGGACGGCCGCGGTGATCGCCGGCGCGGCATCGCCGCAGGCCGTGACGGGCCTTGCCAACGGCACGCAGTACGCGTTCGCCGTGACGGGCGTAAACATCGCCGGCGAATCGCCCCTGAGCGCGGTGCAGACCGCGACCCCCATGCCGCCCACGCCGGGTGCGCCGCTCATCTCCTCCGTGCTCGCGGGAAACGCAACGGTCACCCTGACGTGGGCCGCGGTTCCGGGGGCCACCTCGTACAACGTGTACTACGAACCGGGAAATTCGGTGGCCATCGGCGCGGCATCGGTCGTCACCGGCGGGGCGTCCCCGCAGATTGTTTCCGGTCTTGTCAACGCGGTGCAGTACGCGTTCGCCGTGACCGCGGTCAACGCATCGGGAGAATCCCCCCTGAGCGCGGTGCAGACCGCGACACCCATGCCGCCCGTTCCGGCCGCGCCGGTCATCAGCGGGGCGACGCCGGGTGATGCAAGCGTTTCGGTGGGATGGGTCCCGGTGTCGGGAGCAACGTCATACAATATTTATTACCAGACGGGGAATACCGTTGACAAAGGAACAGCAACGGTCATAACGGGGGCGGCTTCCCCGCGGCAGATCACCGGGCTCGCCGATGGGACCCAATACGCGTTCGCCGTGACCGCGGTCAACGCGTCGGGCGAATCGCCCCTGAGCGCGGTGCAGACCGCGACGCCCATGCCGCCGGTTCCCGCCGCGCCCGCCATCGGCGGCGTGACCGCCGGCGACGCAAGCGCGACGGTGACCTGGGCCGCGGCGGCGGGGGCGACTTCGTACAATCTCTATTATCAAGCCGGATCCGCGGTCAGCAGGACGACGGCCTCGGTCATTGCCGGCGCGACCTCGCCCGGGCTTGTTTCCGGTCTTGTCAATGGAACGCAGTATGCGTTTGCCGTGACCGCGGTCAACATGTCGGGCGAATCGCCCCTGAGCGCGGCGCAGACCGCGACGCCGATGCCGCCGGTCCCCGCCGCGCCCGTCATCGGCGGGTTGACGGCGAGCAACGACACCGTGATGGTAAGCTGGAACGCCGTTCCAGGCGCCGCGTCGTACAACCTGTATTATGCTACCGGGAATACGTTTGTCAAGGACTCGGCGACCGTCCTTACGGAAGCGGTTTCACCATTCATTCTGCCGGGACTCATCCCCGCCGTGCAATATTGGTTTACCGTGACCGCGGTGAACCTTGCCGGGGAATCACCGCCAAGTGCTTCAGTCTCGGTGACGCCGTAA